One Qiania dongpingensis genomic window carries:
- the fabG gene encoding 3-oxoacyl-[acyl-carrier-protein] reductase, translating into MPERKIAVVTGASRGIGREIALALAGAGAAVIINYNGSAGKAEETAEEIRKNGGCAEAVRCNVADFEAAGVFLCEVIKKYGRIDILVNNAGITRDGLLMKMSEEDFDAVLDINLKGTFNCIRHASRQMLKQKSGRIINISSVSGVLGNPGQANYCASKAGVIGLTKSAARELASRGITVNAVAPGFIDTEMTRVLSEEVRRKAEAQIPLGHFGTPADIADAVVFLASDRAGYITGQVLRVDGGMAM; encoded by the coding sequence ATGCCAGAAAGGAAAATCGCGGTTGTGACCGGGGCATCCAGAGGAATTGGGAGAGAGATCGCCCTGGCCCTCGCAGGAGCCGGCGCGGCTGTCATCATAAATTATAATGGTTCCGCAGGAAAAGCGGAAGAAACGGCAGAGGAGATTCGGAAGAATGGAGGCTGCGCGGAGGCGGTGCGCTGTAACGTAGCCGACTTTGAAGCCGCGGGTGTATTCCTCTGCGAGGTGATAAAAAAGTACGGCAGAATCGATATTCTTGTGAACAATGCCGGCATCACCAGAGACGGACTGCTCATGAAGATGAGTGAGGAGGATTTTGACGCGGTGCTGGATATAAATCTCAAAGGCACCTTCAACTGTATTCGCCACGCATCCCGGCAGATGCTGAAACAAAAAAGCGGACGGATCATCAATATCTCTTCTGTTTCCGGCGTCTTGGGAAATCCGGGCCAGGCCAATTACTGCGCTTCCAAGGCGGGAGTCATCGGCTTGACGAAATCTGCGGCCAGGGAGCTGGCGTCCAGGGGGATCACGGTGAATGCGGTGGCCCCCGGGTTTATCGACACGGAGATGACCAGAGTCTTATCGGAAGAAGTCAGAAGAAAGGCAGAGGCTCAGATACCGCTGGGCCATTTTGGAACCCCCGCGGATATAGCAGACGCTGTGGTATTTTTGGCGTCCGACCGGGCGGGATATATCACGGGCCAGGTGCTCCGGGTAGACGGCGGCATGGCCATGTAG
- the fabK gene encoding enoyl-[acyl-carrier-protein] reductase FabK, translating to MKTRITELLGIEHPIIQGGMAWVAEHNLAAGVSEAGGLGLIGAASAPAEWVQGEIRKAKELTKKPFGVNIMLLSPHADAVARIIVEEGVKVVTTGAGNPEKYLEMWKEAGVKVIPVVASVALAKRMERCGVDAVVAEGCESGGHIGELTTMALVPQIADAVSVPVIGAGGVGDGRGMAAMFMLGAEAVQIGTRFVVSHESIVHDNYKKKILSSKDIDSVVTGRSTGHPVRAIRNKMTREYIKLEDSGATFEELEYLTLGGLRKAVMDGDVSEGSVMAGQIAGLIHKEQSCREIIEELTAQTEALFRRCNTWVG from the coding sequence ATGAAGACGAGAATTACAGAGCTTTTAGGGATTGAACATCCCATCATTCAGGGCGGTATGGCCTGGGTGGCAGAACATAATCTGGCGGCCGGGGTATCGGAGGCCGGCGGTTTGGGACTGATCGGTGCGGCCAGCGCCCCCGCGGAATGGGTACAGGGAGAAATCCGCAAAGCTAAGGAACTGACAAAAAAGCCGTTCGGTGTGAATATCATGCTGCTCAGTCCCCACGCGGATGCTGTGGCGCGGATAATCGTGGAAGAGGGAGTCAAGGTGGTCACCACCGGAGCCGGAAATCCAGAGAAATACCTGGAGATGTGGAAGGAAGCCGGAGTGAAGGTAATACCCGTAGTGGCATCTGTAGCGTTGGCAAAGAGGATGGAGCGCTGCGGCGTCGATGCCGTGGTAGCAGAGGGATGTGAATCCGGGGGCCATATCGGCGAGCTGACGACTATGGCTCTGGTTCCTCAGATTGCGGACGCGGTTTCGGTCCCTGTCATCGGCGCCGGCGGCGTAGGCGACGGCAGAGGGATGGCGGCCATGTTTATGCTGGGCGCCGAGGCGGTACAGATCGGAACACGTTTCGTAGTGTCTCACGAATCCATTGTTCATGACAATTACAAAAAGAAGATTCTGTCTTCTAAAGATATCGATAGTGTGGTGACAGGAAGAAGCACAGGGCATCCGGTCCGTGCGATCCGCAATAAAATGACCAGAGAGTACATAAAGCTGGAGGACAGCGGCGCGACCTTTGAAGAGCTGGAATATTTGACCCTGGGAGGGCTGAGAAAAGCCGTCATGGATGGGGATGTGTCGGAAGGAAGCGTAATGGCTGGCCAGATTGCCGGGCTGATCCACAAAGAACAGTCATGCCGGGAAATCATAGAGGAGCTGACGGCGCAGACGGAGGCTCTGTTCAGGAGATGTAATACATGGGTAGGATAG
- a CDS encoding ABC transporter ATP-binding protein, producing MKLVIRELKKSFDKKEVLSGASFSFEKGKIYGLLGRNGAGKTTFFNCINEDMEIDGGEFFLEDEDGAARKPAAEDIGYVLSTPVVPEFLTGREFLKFFLDINRKRIQEVKSEDEYFDFMDIDSEDRDRLLKDYSHGMKNKMQLLVNLIADPAVLLLDEPLTSFDVVVAEEMKQLLRQIKKDHIIIFSTHIMELALDLCDEIAVLNGGVLEPVTKENLSDRDFKDKIIQALKGEEND from the coding sequence GTGAAATTAGTTATCCGGGAGCTGAAGAAATCATTTGACAAAAAGGAGGTTCTGAGCGGGGCCAGCTTTTCCTTTGAAAAGGGAAAGATTTATGGGCTTTTGGGACGGAATGGGGCAGGCAAGACGACATTTTTTAACTGTATCAATGAAGATATGGAAATCGACGGCGGAGAGTTTTTTCTGGAGGACGAGGACGGCGCAGCGCGGAAGCCTGCGGCGGAGGATATCGGGTATGTGCTGTCCACACCGGTGGTGCCTGAATTCCTGACCGGAAGGGAGTTTCTTAAGTTTTTTCTGGATATCAACAGGAAACGGATACAGGAAGTGAAATCAGAGGATGAATATTTTGATTTCATGGATATTGATTCGGAGGACAGAGACAGGCTGCTGAAGGATTATTCCCACGGCATGAAGAACAAGATGCAGCTTCTTGTCAATCTGATCGCGGATCCGGCCGTGCTTCTGCTGGATGAGCCCCTCACCTCCTTTGACGTGGTGGTGGCGGAGGAGATGAAGCAGCTGCTCCGGCAGATTAAAAAGGACCATATCATTATTTTTTCCACGCATATTATGGAGCTTGCTCTGGATCTGTGCGATGAAATCGCGGTTTTGAACGGCGGCGTACTGGAGCCGGTCACAAAAGAAAACCTTTCTGACCGTGACTTTAAGGATAAGATCATACAGGCGCTTAAGGGGGAAGAAAATGATTAG
- a CDS encoding acetyl-CoA carboxylase carboxyltransferase subunit alpha, whose protein sequence is MRKHLFKRTPSNTYIKIEMPEKKGTAQPEVPKGMWRKCNKCGAPIYTEDVIEGNYICPKCKGYFRVHAYRRIHMLADEGSFEEWDKGLPVQNPLQLSGYPKKIAELQERTGLDEAVITGKMTMGGHGTAVGVMDGRFIMGSMGHNVGEKITRLVERATEERLPVILFCCSGGARMQEGIVSLMQMAKTSAALKRHSDAGLLYVSVLTEPTMGGVTASFAMLGDIILAEPGALVGFAGPRVIEQTIGQKLPEGFQRSEFLKDHGFVDAIMKREESREMLIRILMLHDNNKYNAEAQNKKEDLPRAGGIMADRSSGRQQNLPAWEKVKLSRKPGRLTGIDYIEGIFDDFIEFHGDRYCRDDKAVVGGIAKFHGRPVTVIAQQKGRNTKENIERNFSMPSPDGYRKALRLMKQAEKFGRPVFCFVDTPGAFCGLEAEERGQGEAIARNLFEMSGLKVPVLSVVIGEGGSGGALGLAVADEVWMMENAIYSILSPEGFASILWKDSKRADEAAAIMKITAADLMELGIIERVIPEEEPAGRANCGTICGILENGFEEFLDRYGSMSGQELMARRYGRFRAM, encoded by the coding sequence ATGCGGAAACATTTATTTAAGAGGACACCGTCCAATACTTATATTAAAATTGAAATGCCAGAGAAAAAAGGAACGGCGCAGCCGGAAGTGCCCAAGGGAATGTGGCGCAAATGCAATAAATGCGGCGCTCCCATTTATACGGAAGACGTTATCGAAGGCAATTATATATGTCCCAAATGTAAAGGATATTTCCGCGTACATGCTTACCGTAGGATTCATATGCTGGCGGATGAAGGAAGCTTTGAAGAATGGGATAAAGGGCTTCCTGTACAGAATCCTCTGCAGCTGTCCGGCTATCCAAAAAAGATAGCGGAGCTTCAGGAAAGGACTGGACTTGATGAGGCGGTCATCACGGGAAAAATGACCATGGGAGGACATGGAACGGCTGTTGGCGTCATGGACGGCCGGTTTATTATGGGGAGCATGGGCCATAATGTGGGCGAAAAAATCACCAGGCTGGTGGAGCGAGCCACAGAGGAACGGCTTCCGGTGATCCTGTTTTGCTGTTCCGGCGGAGCGAGGATGCAGGAAGGAATCGTGTCGCTGATGCAGATGGCCAAGACCTCCGCCGCGCTGAAAAGGCACAGCGACGCAGGACTTCTCTACGTCTCGGTACTGACAGAGCCCACCATGGGGGGCGTGACCGCCAGCTTTGCCATGCTGGGAGATATCATTCTGGCCGAGCCAGGAGCGCTGGTGGGTTTTGCCGGCCCCCGAGTGATCGAGCAGACCATAGGGCAGAAGCTTCCGGAAGGATTTCAGCGTTCCGAGTTTCTGAAAGACCATGGCTTTGTGGATGCTATCATGAAAAGAGAAGAATCCAGGGAAATGCTCATTCGGATTCTTATGCTTCATGATAATAATAAATACAATGCGGAAGCCCAGAATAAAAAAGAAGATCTGCCTCGGGCCGGCGGGATAATGGCTGACCGGAGCTCCGGCAGACAGCAGAATCTGCCTGCCTGGGAAAAAGTAAAGCTTTCCAGAAAACCTGGGCGTCTCACCGGGATTGATTATATTGAAGGTATATTTGACGATTTCATTGAATTTCATGGAGACCGGTACTGCCGTGACGATAAGGCTGTCGTGGGAGGGATCGCGAAATTCCATGGACGTCCGGTGACAGTGATCGCACAGCAAAAGGGCAGAAATACCAAGGAGAATATTGAGCGGAACTTTTCCATGCCTTCGCCGGACGGCTACCGGAAAGCCCTCCGGCTGATGAAACAGGCGGAAAAATTCGGCCGTCCTGTTTTCTGCTTTGTGGACACGCCGGGAGCATTCTGCGGATTGGAAGCAGAGGAACGGGGACAGGGCGAGGCCATAGCCCGGAATTTATTTGAAATGTCCGGACTGAAGGTGCCGGTTCTTTCGGTAGTGATTGGAGAAGGAGGAAGCGGCGGCGCATTGGGCCTCGCGGTAGCCGACGAGGTATGGATGATGGAAAATGCCATTTATTCGATCCTCTCCCCGGAAGGATTCGCTTCTATATTGTGGAAAGACAGCAAAAGGGCGGATGAGGCGGCCGCCATTATGAAGATCACAGCGGCCGATCTTATGGAGCTTGGAATCATTGAGCGTGTAATTCCGGAGGAGGAGCCGGCCGGCCGGGCAAACTGTGGAACTATCTGCGGAATACTGGAAAACGGATTTGAAGAGTTCCTGGATCGGTACGGTTCCATGAGCGGGCAAGAACTCATGGCACGCCGATATGGACGTTTCCGGGCCATGTGA
- a CDS encoding nucleoside recognition protein: MLNYLWGAMLILGIVWGVLLGRPAELTDGILTGAKDAVSLCITMAGVMAFWTGMMEVAKEAGIIQKITRLLRPFVGFMFPDIPPGHKARDEISTNIVANVMGLGWAATPAGLKAMESLEELEEERRNGAAVGSDGGNERGRTAGTGERLRGRRKAVPRGTASTEMCTFLILNISSLQLIPINMIAYRAQYGAVNPTAIVAPAILATLVSTAAGVAFAKIAGVRKK; this comes from the coding sequence ATGTTAAATTATTTATGGGGCGCCATGCTGATTCTCGGCATCGTATGGGGAGTCCTATTGGGAAGGCCGGCGGAGCTGACCGACGGAATCCTTACAGGGGCGAAGGACGCAGTCTCCCTCTGCATTACCATGGCGGGGGTAATGGCCTTCTGGACCGGCATGATGGAGGTGGCCAAGGAAGCGGGCATCATTCAGAAGATCACCAGGCTCTTGAGGCCGTTCGTAGGCTTTATGTTCCCTGATATCCCGCCTGGACACAAAGCCAGGGACGAGATCTCGACAAATATCGTGGCAAATGTCATGGGACTTGGATGGGCGGCCACTCCCGCCGGACTGAAAGCTATGGAAAGCCTGGAGGAGCTGGAAGAAGAACGGAGAAACGGCGCCGCTGTCGGAAGTGACGGCGGCAATGAGCGCGGACGGACAGCAGGGACAGGGGAAAGACTCCGCGGACGGAGGAAAGCGGTGCCCAGAGGGACGGCCAGCACGGAAATGTGCACATTCCTCATCCTGAATATCTCATCCCTTCAGCTGATTCCCATAAATATGATTGCTTACCGGGCTCAGTATGGCGCGGTGAATCCCACTGCCATTGTGGCCCCCGCGATTTTGGCCACACTCGTCAGCACCGCCGCAGGCGTGGCCTTTGCAAAGATCGCAGGAGTAAGGAAAAAGTAG
- the accC gene encoding acetyl-CoA carboxylase biotin carboxylase subunit, with amino-acid sequence MFNKVLIANRGEIAVRIIRACREMGIHTAAVYSEADSEALHTLLADEAICIGPAKSSESYLNMERILSAAVSLGADAIHPGFGFLSENARFAELCALCGIKFIGPDSQVIARMGNKSEARNTMIAAGVPVVPGGREPVWDAETGIRMAAEIGYPIMIKAASGGGGKGMRVVEREEEFETNFLNAQRESVKGFSDDTMYLERYVKNPRHIEFQILADEHGHVIHLGERDCSVQRNHQKLVEESPSAAISEELRKEMGETAVKAAKAAGYINAGTIEFLLDRDGHYYFIEMNTRIQVEHPVTEAVTGLDLVKEQIRIAAGEPLSIRQEDVRLTGCSIECRINARMAGKIKNILVPGGNGIRVDTAVYNGYLVPPNYDAMLLKLIVHDRNRKDTVKKMQCALGELVIEGVDTNLEDQYEIFTHPVYEAGPVDTGFMETYFK; translated from the coding sequence ATGTTTAACAAGGTTTTGATTGCCAACAGAGGAGAAATCGCGGTGCGGATCATCCGGGCCTGCCGGGAGATGGGAATCCACACGGCAGCCGTATATTCAGAGGCCGACAGCGAGGCGCTCCATACTTTGCTGGCGGATGAGGCCATCTGTATCGGTCCGGCCAAATCTTCGGAAAGCTATCTGAATATGGAGAGAATCCTGTCTGCGGCTGTGTCTCTGGGAGCCGACGCCATCCACCCCGGCTTCGGCTTTTTGTCCGAGAACGCCCGGTTTGCGGAGCTGTGCGCGCTTTGCGGTATTAAGTTTATCGGCCCGGACAGCCAGGTTATAGCCAGGATGGGTAATAAGTCGGAGGCGAGGAATACCATGATCGCCGCGGGAGTTCCGGTGGTGCCGGGAGGCAGAGAACCGGTATGGGACGCGGAAACGGGAATTCGGATGGCGGCGGAGATCGGTTATCCAATTATGATAAAGGCAGCGTCCGGCGGCGGCGGAAAAGGGATGAGAGTCGTAGAGCGGGAGGAGGAATTTGAGACAAATTTTCTGAACGCTCAAAGAGAATCGGTAAAAGGGTTCTCAGATGATACGATGTATTTGGAGAGGTATGTAAAGAATCCAAGGCATATCGAATTTCAGATATTGGCTGATGAACACGGTCATGTGATCCACTTGGGCGAGCGCGACTGCTCCGTGCAGAGGAACCACCAGAAGCTGGTCGAGGAATCACCATCGGCCGCCATATCGGAAGAACTCAGGAAAGAGATGGGAGAAACGGCGGTAAAAGCGGCAAAAGCCGCCGGATATATAAACGCCGGCACCATCGAATTTCTACTGGACCGTGACGGCCATTACTATTTCATAGAAATGAATACCCGGATACAGGTGGAGCACCCGGTGACAGAGGCAGTCACGGGTCTGGATCTTGTCAAAGAACAGATCCGGATTGCCGCGGGAGAGCCATTGAGCATCCGCCAGGAAGATGTTCGCCTGACCGGCTGCTCCATTGAGTGCAGAATCAACGCCCGGATGGCAGGAAAGATCAAGAATATCCTGGTGCCGGGAGGAAACGGCATCCGGGTGGATACTGCGGTATACAACGGATATTTGGTTCCGCCCAACTATGACGCCATGCTGTTAAAGCTCATTGTCCATGACCGAAACCGAAAAGATACGGTCAAAAAAATGCAGTGCGCGCTGGGAGAGCTGGTCATAGAAGGAGTGGATACAAACCTGGAGGATCAGTACGAGATATTCACCCATCCGGTTTATGAAGCCGGTCCTGTAGATACCGGTTTTATGGAGACTTATTTTAAATAA
- the fabF gene encoding beta-ketoacyl-ACP synthase II, translating into MSRRVVVTGLGAVTPIGNTAEEFWKNIKENKVGIGEITRFDTTDYKVKLAAEVKGFVGKEHMDFKAAKRMELFSQYAVAATGEALKDAGIQMDKEDPYRLGVSIGSGIGSLQAMEREHTRLLEKGPGRISPLMVPLMICNMAAGNVGIQFGLKGKNINVVTACATGTHSIGEAYRSIQYGEADIMAAGGSESSITPLGIAGFAALTALSTAEDPYRASIPFDKERGGFVMGEGAGVVILEELGHALSRNAHIYAEVAGYGSTCDAYHITSPAEDGAGAARAMEEAMKDGGVSPDQISYINAHGTGTHHNDLFETRAIKLAMGKASSSVKISSTKSMTGHLLGAAGGVEFITCVKSIEEGYIHPTVGFKVPDEECDLDYTLGNGVHMDVEYAMSNSLGFGGHNATILVKKYKD; encoded by the coding sequence ATGAGCAGGAGAGTAGTAGTGACTGGACTGGGCGCCGTCACTCCCATCGGGAATACCGCAGAGGAATTCTGGAAGAACATCAAAGAAAATAAGGTGGGAATCGGTGAGATCACCAGATTCGATACCACAGATTATAAAGTGAAGCTGGCGGCGGAGGTCAAAGGCTTTGTGGGAAAAGAGCACATGGATTTCAAGGCGGCGAAGCGTATGGAGCTTTTCAGCCAGTACGCGGTGGCGGCCACAGGAGAGGCGCTCAAGGATGCGGGGATCCAAATGGATAAGGAAGATCCGTATCGTCTGGGAGTCAGCATCGGCTCAGGGATTGGAAGCCTTCAGGCCATGGAGCGGGAACATACAAGACTACTTGAAAAAGGACCTGGGAGAATCAGCCCGCTGATGGTGCCGCTCATGATATGCAATATGGCGGCTGGAAATGTGGGGATTCAGTTCGGTCTTAAGGGAAAGAACATCAATGTGGTGACGGCCTGCGCCACCGGCACTCATTCCATCGGGGAAGCCTATCGTTCCATTCAGTATGGGGAAGCGGACATCATGGCCGCCGGAGGAAGCGAGAGCTCCATCACGCCTTTGGGGATTGCCGGCTTTGCGGCTCTCACGGCCCTCAGCACCGCGGAGGATCCTTATAGAGCCTCTATTCCCTTTGATAAGGAGCGGGGAGGCTTTGTCATGGGAGAAGGGGCCGGCGTAGTGATCCTGGAAGAGCTTGGCCACGCCCTTTCCAGGAACGCCCATATCTATGCCGAAGTGGCAGGATATGGATCCACTTGTGACGCGTATCATATCACCTCTCCGGCGGAGGACGGAGCCGGCGCGGCCAGGGCCATGGAGGAAGCGATGAAGGACGGAGGCGTTTCGCCGGACCAGATAAGCTATATTAACGCCCACGGCACCGGAACCCACCATAATGATCTGTTTGAGACAAGGGCCATAAAGCTGGCCATGGGAAAAGCGTCGTCGTCGGTGAAGATAAGCTCCACCAAATCCATGACGGGCCATCTTCTGGGAGCGGCCGGAGGCGTGGAATTTATCACATGTGTGAAGTCCATTGAAGAAGGATATATTCATCCCACGGTGGGGTTCAAGGTGCCGGATGAGGAATGCGATCTGGACTATACCCTCGGAAACGGGGTTCATATGGACGTGGAATATGCCATGAGTAATTCTCTGGGCTTTGGCGGTCACAACGCCACCATCCTGGTGAAAAAATACAAGGATTAA
- the fabZ gene encoding 3-hydroxyacyl-ACP dehydratase FabZ, whose translation MLGIKEIEAIIPHRHPFLLVDCIEELEPGVRASGYKCVTYHEDFFKGHFPQEPVMPGVLIVEALAQVGAVAILSLEENKGKVAYFGAINNARFKKKVQPGDKLKLECELIKRKGPLGVGKATATVDGQTAVTAELTFMVG comes from the coding sequence ATGTTAGGTATAAAAGAAATTGAGGCGATCATCCCTCACAGGCATCCTTTTTTGCTGGTGGACTGTATCGAGGAGCTGGAGCCGGGCGTCAGGGCCTCAGGTTATAAATGTGTGACTTATCACGAGGATTTTTTCAAAGGCCATTTTCCGCAGGAACCGGTGATGCCGGGAGTCCTGATTGTCGAGGCTCTTGCCCAGGTAGGGGCTGTGGCGATATTGAGCCTGGAAGAAAATAAAGGGAAAGTGGCGTATTTCGGCGCCATTAATAACGCCAGATTTAAAAAAAAGGTGCAGCCTGGAGATAAGCTGAAGCTGGAATGTGAGCTGATTAAGAGAAAAGGTCCCCTGGGCGTCGGAAAAGCGACGGCAACGGTGGACGGACAGACAGCGGTGACGGCGGAGCTGACCTTTATGGTGGGCTGA
- a CDS encoding NAD(P)H-dependent flavin oxidoreductase, producing the protein MKREPLVIGDLTAEIPLVQGGMGVGISLSGLAGAVAKEGGIGVISTAQIGFRDPEFDEAPIETNLRCIGEEINKAREIAPGGIIGCNIMVATKRYEDYVRAAVKAGADIIISGAGLPSKLPELVRGFRTKIAPIVSSVKAAAVICKLWDRHYQTAPDMVVIEGPKAGGHLGFREEELSHIGDLDYDGEIRKIAEEVRQCGMKYGKKIPVVVAGGVYDRKDVEHCMDDLGADGVQVGTRFVTTRECDAPAAYKQAYIAAKKEDIVITKSPVGMPGRAILNKFLQEVKEKRKPASRCRQCLEKCNPKEMPYCITDALLNAARGKIQDALLFCGANAFRAERIETVREVIADLM; encoded by the coding sequence ATGAAAAGAGAGCCATTGGTCATTGGAGATCTGACCGCGGAAATCCCGCTGGTGCAGGGTGGCATGGGAGTCGGGATCAGCCTGTCTGGGCTGGCAGGCGCCGTGGCGAAGGAAGGCGGGATCGGCGTCATCTCCACAGCACAGATTGGATTTCGGGATCCTGAATTTGACGAGGCTCCCATCGAGACAAATCTGAGATGTATCGGTGAGGAAATTAATAAGGCCAGGGAAATAGCGCCGGGAGGAATCATCGGCTGCAATATCATGGTGGCTACAAAACGGTATGAGGATTATGTGCGGGCGGCGGTAAAAGCCGGGGCCGATATTATTATTTCCGGAGCAGGACTTCCGTCAAAGCTTCCGGAGCTGGTACGCGGTTTTCGTACGAAAATCGCACCGATCGTTTCCTCTGTCAAAGCGGCGGCCGTCATCTGCAAGCTGTGGGACCGGCATTATCAGACGGCGCCGGACATGGTGGTCATAGAAGGGCCAAAAGCCGGAGGCCATCTTGGATTCCGGGAGGAGGAACTGTCCCATATCGGGGACCTGGATTATGACGGAGAAATACGGAAGATCGCCGAAGAGGTCAGACAATGTGGAATGAAGTATGGAAAAAAGATTCCGGTTGTCGTGGCAGGGGGCGTATACGACAGGAAAGACGTGGAACACTGCATGGATGACCTGGGAGCCGACGGCGTACAAGTGGGAACCCGGTTTGTGACCACCAGGGAATGTGACGCGCCGGCCGCTTATAAGCAGGCTTATATAGCCGCGAAAAAGGAAGACATCGTCATCACAAAGAGCCCGGTGGGCATGCCGGGAAGAGCGATTCTCAATAAGTTCCTCCAGGAGGTAAAGGAAAAGCGGAAGCCAGCGTCCAGATGCCGCCAATGCCTGGAGAAATGTAATCCAAAGGAGATGCCGTACTGCATCACGGACGCTCTGCTGAACGCGGCCAGGGGGAAGATCCAGGACGCTCTGCTGTTCTGCGGAGCCAATGCATTTCGGGCCGAGAGGATTGAGACGGTCCGGGAAGTGATCGCAGATCTGATGTGA
- the accB gene encoding acetyl-CoA carboxylase biotin carboxyl carrier protein, with amino-acid sequence MEFGQIIKLIETVSASGLTSFELEDGGTKISLTAGRSCTEDRKAAGPVSIPAASGAVSETAGFSAVQASGVLTQEEVRKDVGFQSDQIVKSPLVGIFYAAPSEEAEPFVKAGDTVKKGQVLGIIEAMKLMNEIECDYDGVVEAVLIENEQVVEYGQPLFRIR; translated from the coding sequence ATGGAATTCGGACAGATAATAAAATTAATAGAGACGGTGTCGGCGTCTGGTCTGACCAGCTTTGAGCTGGAGGATGGCGGAACTAAGATTTCGCTTACTGCGGGGAGGAGCTGCACAGAGGACAGGAAGGCGGCCGGTCCGGTATCCATACCGGCAGCCTCCGGTGCGGTTTCTGAGACGGCCGGTTTTTCGGCCGTCCAGGCTTCTGGAGTCCTAACCCAGGAGGAAGTGCGGAAGGATGTAGGGTTTCAGTCCGATCAGATTGTGAAATCCCCGCTGGTCGGTATTTTTTATGCCGCGCCGTCTGAGGAGGCGGAGCCTTTTGTAAAGGCAGGGGATACGGTGAAAAAAGGCCAGGTTTTGGGTATCATCGAGGCTATGAAGCTCATGAATGAGATTGAATGCGATTATGACGGAGTCGTGGAGGCGGTGCTGATTGAAAATGAGCAGGTGGTAGAATACGGCCAGCCGTTGTTCCGCATCCGCTGA
- the acpP gene encoding acyl carrier protein has protein sequence MLEKMKEIIAQQLNAEAEIITEATSFKDDLGADSLDLFELVMSLEEEYGVEIPSEDLESLTTVGAVMEYLKAKGVDA, from the coding sequence ATGTTGGAAAAAATGAAAGAAATTATCGCACAGCAGCTGAACGCAGAAGCAGAAATAATCACAGAAGCTACGTCCTTTAAGGATGACCTGGGCGCAGATTCCCTGGATCTGTTTGAGTTGGTCATGTCCCTGGAAGAGGAATACGGTGTGGAGATTCCCTCAGAGGACCTGGAAAGCCTGACTACTGTGGGCGCAGTAATGGAATATTTAAAAGCGAAAGGTGTGGATGCATAA
- the fabD gene encoding ACP S-malonyltransferase, translating into MGRIAYVFPGQGAQKAGMGKDFYENSPAAAKVFERAGEILSLDMKALCFEQNEKLDITEYTQAAMVTTSLSMLAAMRERGLREPDVTAGLSLGEYCAMAAAGVMSGEDAVRIVRRRGILMQEAVPAGQGAMAAVLAMKAEDIEHILENMEEVQIANYNCPGQTVISGETEAVEKACAALQEAGARRTVKLNVSGPFHSSLLKEAGEKLYEALAPVKLMEHEIPYVSNVTAEYVTGTENVKDYLKRQVFSSVKWQQSVETMLSSGVDTFVEIGPGKTLSSFIKKIRRDVSVYNVEVWEDLHKLETVLGRN; encoded by the coding sequence ATGGGTAGGATAGCATACGTGTTCCCCGGACAGGGCGCTCAGAAAGCCGGGATGGGCAAGGATTTTTATGAGAACAGCCCGGCAGCGGCGAAGGTGTTTGAACGGGCGGGGGAAATTCTCTCTCTGGATATGAAGGCGCTCTGCTTTGAACAGAATGAAAAATTGGATATCACGGAGTATACACAAGCGGCCATGGTGACGACGAGCTTGTCTATGCTGGCGGCGATGAGGGAACGCGGTCTGCGGGAGCCGGATGTGACGGCGGGTTTAAGCCTCGGAGAGTATTGTGCCATGGCGGCGGCGGGAGTCATGAGCGGCGAGGATGCCGTCAGAATTGTGCGCCGGAGGGGAATCCTCATGCAGGAGGCAGTGCCTGCTGGGCAGGGGGCTATGGCGGCGGTTCTGGCCATGAAAGCGGAAGATATCGAGCATATCCTGGAGAATATGGAAGAGGTGCAGATCGCCAATTATAACTGCCCCGGACAGACCGTGATCTCCGGGGAGACAGAAGCGGTGGAAAAGGCGTGTGCCGCTTTACAGGAGGCCGGAGCGAGACGGACGGTGAAGCTGAACGTCAGCGGGCCTTTTCATTCGTCACTTCTGAAGGAGGCCGGTGAAAAGCTTTATGAGGCGCTGGCGCCGGTAAAGCTTATGGAACATGAAATCCCTTACGTATCCAATGTGACGGCGGAATATGTGACGGGAACAGAGAACGTAAAGGATTATCTGAAGAGACAGGTATTCTCATCGGTGAAATGGCAGCAGAGCGTAGAAACCATGCTCTCGTCCGGAGTGGATACCTTTGTGGAGATCGGACCGGGAAAGACACTCAGCTCTTTCATTAAAAAGATACGCCGGGACGTGTCGGTCTATAATGTGGAGGTCTGGGAGGATCTCCATAAGCTGGAAACAGTGCTTGGGAGGAATTAA